Part of the Salvelinus fontinalis isolate EN_2023a chromosome 1, ASM2944872v1, whole genome shotgun sequence genome is shown below.
TGAGCAAAGCAATCAACATGATGCTTATAGACCAATAACAATACACTATGACGAGAGAAAGGCTGTCATGCTTTCACCTGTAATGTCCTGTGAGATCAGTGAACATGGAGGGAAGGGCTAGGAAAGGAAGCTAAGTCGAACTTTGGATACAGCCAAACTGCTACAGTGGAGAACAGGAAGGTGGGAGAaggataggagggaggagagtagctGTGAGGTGAGAGGTTTCAGGCAGCTCTACCGGGAGGAATTGGAGCTGGAGCGTGAGCGGTGGCGTCTGCGACCGGGTGAGCGTGAACGAGTCCTGCGGCGAACCGGAGAGCGTCTCCGTGGTGACCGAGATCtttgggaaacagagagaggaggatgaaaaCAAAGGTCAAGAACAGGGGGATGACAAAGGTCTTTAACTTTCCAACTGAGGGGATACATGGTCATCTGCCATTCATTCTGTAATCAGCGATTCAGAACAGAGGATACAGATGTTACCATAATAAAATAACAGGAAAAAAGTACATCTCTGTGtaataaacacagaaatgtaCTGTGAAACATGTAATTATTGTGACTGacaaacatccacacacacattgacatcaACACTGTAGGAGACTGACCTTCTCCTCAGGCGTGGAGGGGTGCGTCGCCACATCGGGGGTGGTGGGGGCATCCTGCGAGGGGGGGAGGGCCTGCGAGGGGGCGGGCGTATTACCCTAGGAGCCAGCACGGCAGTGGCTGTGATCTCCTGTCCGTCAATCTGACCTGCAGACAACAAATAGAGGTACATTTTTAAATGATGTTCTAATTGTATGATTCAGGAAAAAAAAACTCAGAGGATAGGTTATGGACAGAGAGTTCAATAGAGTAGAGCGCTGTAGAGTTGACTTTTACAATGCATTCAAACTAGAGATGCTAACTGCATGTACACCCAGAACCATTGGTCTCCACCAACCTCCATCCATCTGTTGAAGAGCCTTCTCGGCCTCATCGGCATTCTCAAACTCCACGTACGCGTAGCCCTTTGACAGGTGTGGGCGGAGCCTGTCCACAGGCATGTCAATCATCTTGATTTTGCCATAGGTGCTGAAGATCTCCTGGATGTGTTCCTGAAAAGAGCAGAGACTTTAGTCAAAACCCAACCCCTGAGATATTGCTCTTTACTTCAACAAACCTCCAATGCCTTCAACATGCGGTCTGCAGCTTGACACAAAAAATGCATTCAAATAGGCTATATGGAATCCCATTGATGTGCACATACACTGTATTCATGTACACTTGTAGACTGGGTGAGTCATTTTGACTCACCTTGACAACGTTTCTGGTGAGGCGGCCCAGGAACACCTTAGTTGGTCGGGGGCTGGGGCTCCTCTTACGCCTCTCCTTGTCATCCTTTTTCACTAATGACTTGGATCTAGAGGACAAACAGAAGAGGTCTTACTCTTTATTCCTTCACTCAAAAAAGATGCAACTTCCAAGATCACAGATCCCATCTCCTTAATCCTGTTTTTGGATTAGCTTTAGGAGTGATCACAAACCCTGGTCCAGCAGAGTTACGGAGCATGCAGGCTTTTTTgtcagcccagcactaacatacCTGAAACAACCAATGAAGGTTTACATGTTAAACCATTAGGTGAACTGAAAGTATTTAGTGCTGGtgtggaacaaaagcctgcacgcACTAACTCAGGGCTGGGATTGGAGACCACCGCTTTACACTTTACAGGTCACACATACTTGGACCGTGAGCGGCGGTGGTTGTCGTGGCGGCGGCGACTGGGCGACCCGGAGCTGGTTGAGCTAGAAGATCGGGAGCTGGTAGACCCGGAGTGGCTTGAAGCAGAGGAGGAACTGGAGCCGCTGGAAGAACCGGAGCTGGAGCCAGAGCTGCTACTGGAGCTGGACCTGAGGGAAGAACGGGAGAGGGGCATACTTTAGACCCGAGTGAAGACAGAAAGACGGGCTTACTGTGGGGCATCAGAAAGCAGTGACTGCAGAGATAACTTGTGTGATAAAAACAAGAGATGCTATGGTAAGGGTACAGTGATAGTAAGAGAGACGAGAAAGGAGGTCACAAATAGTGTCTGACCTGCTGCTCCCAGTGGAGCTACGTCGCTTGCgtcccttctccttctccctgcCCCTGTCCTTCTCAGCTCCCTCCTTGGTGGCACCCGTTTTCTCCTTTCCTCGCTCTTTTGCCTTGTCATCCATATGCTCCTTTCTCCTCACTGGAGAAGGTGCCCTGTAGATTGATAGTAGAATGACTGTCTATATATAGTTAGAGGACAAGTAGAAACTATTCAGACTTTAGCTACAATTCCAGTCTGTGATGCAATATGTTGCATATACAGTATGTTTGTGAGCTTGTTAGTGAAACTCTAAGGCACATAACGTTACACATCTATAATCCAAATATATCCTGCTGGCTAGATCATTTCAGTGATATAACATTGTCTTGCTTCATGACGGTCAACTGATAATTCAGGGACATGGCGGGAAAAACGATCTAACGTTACTTACGTTGTAGACTAAATCTGATTCGAATTTTCTGAACCGACAATAAAtcaaatctgtctgtgcccttgagcaaggcacgtaaCCCTGATTTACTAAAAGGGCGCCatactactatggttgaccctgtaaaaacaacacatttccctGCACTTATCCGGCGTGTGACAACAAAAcatatttgtatgtttttttgGGGCCGACGTGCCCACACAACTAGATTTATCTAGATACCCTCTATTTTGCTAATTCAAAGACACATCGGTGAAATATACTCTTGAGTCAAACTGCGTTtcctaaaacaacaacataacatCCATCATACGTCTATATACAATCGTTAATTCGACGATTAAAGCGGATTGAATAGGAACATTTACATATTTGTTCTGGTTGCAGCTACACGTCGCAGAGAGATGACGTAGAAAAATTGAGCCGGAGAATGTGACATTTCAAAAGACGCACAGCTCCCTCTGCTGTATTTTATTGGAATAGGACTCTTTGACAGGTATATATTGTGTATCACATTTTGATACATTAAAGACAATATGTGGGATTAGTAGAGATGATGAATGTGTATGCCTCTTTAACATTGTAGCAACATCCTTTATTCTGTATAAATGTTCGATGTCTTCTTAAAAACAAATTGTTTATTCTATTTCAATGTGATGAAGCTATAAATAAATGTGTAGCTAATGCATAAACTGTAGTTAATACGATGTCTTTCATTTCTCTGTACACGTATTTTTTTTTCTGTCCACGCATGGAGAAAGTTTTGACACTTCATTGGAAGAACCAGTGAATTAGTTAACAGTTGCTGCTTTCTCACCGGGTAACATTTTCTGTAACGCAACACGGAAGTGACGGCCCGCTTTCGCAGAAAGCGTTGTTTTGCTTAATCTTCAGCTACTTTTCAGCCAAGAAGACACCTGTTTTACAGTCAAACTTCACTATGTCTTCAGATTTTGAAGCCTATGAACAGGACTTTGGAACCCTGACAGCAGAAATAACCAACAAAATTGGAAGGATTCCCAAATTAGGTGGAGGTAAACCACGTTAAGCTCTATTAGTTTGCCAACGAATTACTTCTGTCATGTCAACAAATGAATAATgcaactagctagttagctagtttcACATTACACGTATTTTACGCAAATGTCATATTCACTGCCGAATATTTAGCAACCTAAAGCAATTCCACTAGCTTTCTGCTAGTGAAATAACGACGTTACCTATCCAACTAACTAGCTATTTAGTTTGTcagctatctagctaacgttcGCTATCAAAGAGCCATTAATAGGTATTGAGCATTCAGATGCTGTGCTGACAAACGCACAGCAGTTTAATTCTACATTTATGATGATATATTCTTGAAGGGAGATTGAATCCTGGTTCAATGGCAATAGGTTGTCCGGCTCCTAGCATTGGTACTTAATATAAAATATTATCTTTGAATCCTGGTTCAATGGCAATAGTTTGTCCGGCTCCTAGCATTGGTACTTAATATAAAATATTATCTTTCAATCATGTACCTAGGCTAAACATAATAGGATTGGACTTTTAATAAAGTAAAACGAGACTTCATTCATATCTAGAACATGATGTGGGCTacatagaaaaataaataattgtcttGTTTGTGAAGATGTAGGCTTTAGTGGGACTGAATTGTTGAGTCAAGCCACTTAAAAGTGCAGTATACCTAATCCATCATTTTATTTGTTCATTGTTCCACTTCTAAAGTGGGTAATAGGATATAAAGTAGGCCCACATTTAAGAAACGAGATGAAATTGCCCTTCCTCcctacatttattccaaaacaCAAGAAAGAGGGTTTTGACACCAACcttctcagattgttctgaaatcgtttcAGTAGTTAGAAAtggataagattagcattcctaaaaacataatttttttgaaatataatttgatctctgagaaattatgCTGATTGATTGCAcccattttaatttataggattcatataatctTCAAAAAATATAGTATGTAACATCTGATTTGGACCATACTTCTTCCTAaaaatgagtaagacatgaggaattCAATCCAATTATCAAAAGCCACTCACCGACCACCCACACCACACTAGAGAGCAATAGGCACTAACTCCGCCATGGTTtgttggacaaagcctatggGAATATGAATGGAGTTTTTGTAGGGGTTTTGAATAAACCCCCgaaaaataaggtctgtggtaaacacaggcttaggagaacTTACagattttgttctatgagatcatCTTCATTAGTTAAAGGTTACATTTTGTGGATTTAATGCATTTATCTAATAAAATAAGCACATTAatgtttcataattaataaaggtTATGTTAACTGACTGGTATCATCCCATAGAATTAAACGTATAAGGTCTCCTAAGCATGTGTTAACTTCAGACCATATTTTTGGCCTTTATCTcaaaaccctattctttcccCATAGGGATGACTGAACGAACGAGAGGTATCTATCTCATTTTTGTTTTTTGACTACAAGCTGGCGAGTGCTATTAGCtgaatttctcagagatcaaatacaatttaaaatgggcaacagtaaacatgtcgtcCACCCCGAATGATGCAGCACCTTTGGGCCAATTGAGACTTTGTGTGTGATTTAACACGTTTTAGTTAATTACTGTACAGTAGCTCCCACCATcggccaatcagtgtaattttgtaacTGACTGATCTCTATAGCGAAGATGCGTCATTCATCCAGGTTTCGTCCAAATCGggccagtgctgtctgagatatcACGTGTGACGAACGTTcctaacacacagagacacatccacAGTCCCCTCCATGATTTCCATAGTCCCCTCCCTGATTTCATCGATATGCATGTTCTTCCATATGTTAAGTCTTGACAGTGTTTGCAACATGTGTACCACATTTAGTTACAATATGAATATCCTTGACTGATTTATATGCATTTCTGTGCCAGACCACGCCCACGTGAATGGTTATTGGTCAATAGTGGCCATGTTGTTTTAGGTACTAGTCTGGAAAATATTGCTTTGAGAACCTTTATCCATAGATGCCACATATCAAATTTTGTGCAGCTCAGTCATTTGGTGCCAGAAGAGTAGTGTTTAAGTAGAAAATCCATTATGGTGGACCAGAGGCAGATTTGTTCCTTGTGAGGAGAGGTACCTATGTACCGCATTTCATGACTTTAGGTCAAATGGGGTGAGGGGCGTGACCTTTTGAAGTTTGCATTTTCAATCTCGTATTATAGCGCCACCATCTGGCCAATCAGTGTAGTTTAGTAAATGCCAGATCTGTTTGGCAAAACATATAATTTAGCCAAGTTGTCAACTGGGCCTGTACTGTCTGCAATATCTCATGGGACTTACTTACGGAGAGTTGATTAACTATAGCACCTCCTAATGGACGGAGACGGATCCACAGTCCCCTCCCCCATTTACATCGTGGTGGACaataaaccatacaactctatgcacaaggacttcttttaacaatttccttttttttttttactaatacACATTTACTTGAACAGTTCAGATGTGAAGTTGGGTAACATAATCACAGTTTGTGCTGTTGGTACCGTGTATGTAAAGAGTTGTGTGGTTTAACTTTGTAGACGTTCGTTATTGTttcacatacatttttttaagtgAAAAAGACTAGTCTCAACATCAATCTGTTACCGTGGAATTGACCTTATTCATAGTTGTATGCTAATGTTCTTTATTTTGAGCTCAAATATTTATTGTGAATGCTTCTAGTATAGGTCTAGTATAGGTATAGGTCTAGTATAGGTATAGGTCTAGTATAAGTCTCCTTGCAAGTGAACAATTGTCTGACTTCTGTTTGCAGATAGCTGATTAGTATATTTGTAGCAGGGATGTGTTATTCTTACGGGATATTTACACCTCCCTAGACGTCTTGTCCTCTGCCAGGGATTTGGAGTAGGTGGAGGGAGAATGAGCCTAACCAGGGCATTTGGTATCAATGCAGTTAAGCATGAGATCTACGAGGAATGACACAAAACACCTATACGCATCGATCCCcaattcaaatgtttaagatacaAGTGCATCGGTTTGCAGACCCCAAAAATCGatccaaatgtagcatgcatCGGTCAGAAAATCCATTCGAACATTTCGAATTGCCGGTTCACAATATTTTTTTGCTCATATTACATTCTTTCTACCTTCCGAAAATACCTCCGATTTTGTGACAACTGATTCATCCTCTCCTTCAGCATCGAACTCCATGTAACCACTCACTCTGCCCAGCTTCGCGTGTTGACCCATGCAAGGTAGACGGCCGGTTCCTGATCTTGCACATCTGTGCGGCACGGTCAGCATTCAAATGCTAAAATGGCTTGCGTGATATGAGGCTTCATTAGTTGAGTGACAACCTACGTCATTTGCTAGCTTATTGTTATCTATCAGCTGTTGAAGATGGTGTTTTACCAGAATAAAAGTCAGCTATTGCAGACAGAACTCTCATCTGGcaacgtgggccagcatccctgtgcaaTGATTTCTACTCCTTGTAGTCCACGGcgcgatgaattgaggctgttctgagggcaaaatggggtgcaactcaatattaggaaggtgttcctaatgttctgtaCACACAGTATATATTCATTGGCCATGTCATAGCTAAATTATGAAAATGTACACATTACGAGCTGACACTTAATGTGCAGAAATGACAACTTAATAAGTGGGTGATGGGGATTTCAGAACCGAAGTGAGGGGACATAAAAACCTAGGCTACTTTgccactaatctgattgtggtagtggggtggtagatgcctagtctactttatggctcagATCAGGTGCCTATATCGTAAATACACCATAGACATgcatcacgcacgcacgcacgcacacacacacacacacacacacacaaagtcagctCAGAGGCCCAACTCATGGGCTCCATCATCATCATATTTCTATTTAGAATGGAAAattaatgtgggggggggggggggttctgtgatGGTTAAACGTTTTTAGTGTAAACTTAAGCTACTAAAACCGGATAAAAAGTATGTATAAAAGATAATGTCGAAATATATTTAGAAATAAgagagaactaacaatcacccgCCCCCGCTGCTATCTTTGCCACCCCGCTGAAAAAAAATCCTGGTTGAAGCACTGCGTAGCCAATCGTCTTGAAAGGGAAAGATACACATCCCTAAGATCTACCCATTACTAACTTTTCTGTCTTAGTCTCAATTTTAACCAGATGAATTTCACCTTTTTGTTCATGCCTTTTAGGAATTCGCTCCTGAAATTAGGATAAGAGACTGTAGAGAGGCCCGAGAGCCTAACATCATGTATCATAACTGTAAATATACCTGTACTGGTCTCATAGTTAAGtaaacactttattttaaaacCAAAGGCTGTCTACATATTCACcggccacagcctgttcacccacTGAACAACAAACAAAAGATCTGCAGCTGGCATTGTCTTCCTTTGCTTAGCTCATATTTGCTAGGTCTGTTGCTTGTTTATTTTCCTACGCTATGGCTCATGGGAATTtgcatttgatttgaattgtcATGGTTTGAATTGTCTTCTTGACGGAAACAATGTGTCTTTTCCACAGTGTAATTTCACCATGTtttcccaccacccagcatgttaaaATAAGCCTGCGTGAATATGAACTAAGGCGGAAGCCCATGATACCCAGCAGTCATTGTTACGTGTCCTCTGCTCCTACCAAAACAGTTTGCACTTGAATTTCAATTCCATTCCTACTCATGAAGACATTTCtcatttctttctctcctccctcaagTGCCTGAACTGTGCCCGTCGGTTGGCAGCCCTCAATTTCATACGATGACAATAGCTTCGACAAAAGCTTTTTGTCCCCAGTGTTGCTGTGTTTCCCGACGTCACTTATGCACAATCGCTGATAATGGCTGTGGCACGCGAAGAAACGTCCTTGACCGTGTCTTGGCCAAGCCTTCAGCATTCACGCCAGAATCaaattgaaaatgtgtttttgttttgctTTGTTACTGTCTGAAAAACGTGGGACTGAGGTTTGAATAAGAGTACAATGTATTGCAAGGTCTCGTTCCATTAaacattcttttttttttcttctcaagaGTGTTTATGGAAAGCTGAAGGCCTGTCAATCACTGGCTATTAAATATTGAGCAGAGATACCGAGCTCAACTTACATTTTTTGCGGCCTGTCTACAAAACGACTCGTCTATCAGACTGCGGTACTCCTAGTAAATAGCCATGCATATTTCAGGATTATTTTGTCCAGGCCAATGTTGGCGAGGGCTACACCACCTCACCTCGAGGAGAATCGCCCCCGGCTGTTTACTTGTGTAGGCTGTGAGGTTTTCAAATTGGATTTGATGTCTGACAAAAGGCAGTGCAGACTCAGGGGTAAAACAATGAAGATCTTCTCTTGGCATTCACACTTATGTCCTGTTACTGATAGGCTAGCCTTGTGGTTGGTTTTTGATCTGGAAGTTTCTGGTAGTGTGGGCTTTCAGCTACATGTCAATTGTTGAAAATTTGGTCAAATAGGCCTATTTAACAAACATTGGTCCATAGCAGGGTAGGTCTTTTATAATGATCCTTGACTTCTTAGATGTTGGTTTCAACTCTGGGCCGTCAAAGCATCAGTTTACGTtagacaaataaaataaatgtccAAATGTGTACCGAGAATATTAGGAGTATTTATCTCGATTGTTGTTGCTGCTACTAGGGATCGGTGCACATACTGGAGTACACGATTCAAGATTTGCATTCGATTGCTGAAAATCCATTTGCCAGGTTACATTTATAATAACAAACCATGTCAAACTTTAAGATGTGTTGCATGTTTTCTGAGTAGCTGTAGCTATGTCAAACAGACTGAGAAATGACATGTTCATATCAGAACCAGTATTTGGAACAACCTGTCAACGTTTACCTTCAGACCTGTTTCACACATGTGGAGCACTTGCTACACATAACAGAATAAGTTCAGCCAGAATTGAGAGATTACACAATCATTTACAACATTCCATATTGAACTCTTATGGCCAAATGAGTTTCAAGTCATGATTTGCAATCGAAGCCTTTGGGTGAGCGTAGAGCAGCGTTTTAGTCATTATTAGTGGGACTCTGAGTTGAGAAAATCTGGCAACCTACTAAAGCTGACATTTCTTTTTGAGTTGGTACGAGGTGTCTCGTTGCTCCTCTAACAAAAGCCAACAAAGGCCTTTTACACGTGGATAAATAAAATACTTCAAATGTGGCTCAGCGTGCGGAGAGAATGTGTAAATATATCTTCAGATGCATTCTGGTGTGTGTTTTCAATCCCCTTGTCGCGGGGGAGTTGGGTTGTTGTCATAACGCACTGCTCCTCTGTCGACTGATCAATATGTTTCTCCTGTTTCCTTTTCAGAGGAGAAGACACAGCTGGTTCTAAATGTCGACAAACAGCTCGAAGAAGTCAGAGAGTTGGTACGTCTTTGATCAGTAATTTCCGCTCttcacattaaaaaaaaaatatagtaATAATGTATTTGGAAAAGGAAACAAGACAATTTCACCGGTGCACGAAGACAACGGCACCTGTGTTATCCTAACGGCGACATGACACGCACATACTTCACGTGGTGGAATGCTGTTCAGCACAATAACGGCGTGATCACTTTTAGCTTTTAAGTGACACACCCGTGACACATTTCGAGCCATTATTTGGAGGAGGGAGTCTTCCCGTCATGTTAAAACATTTAAGGAAGTGAACTAATGTGTAAATTGTCGACGTAGTTGTCTTATTATGTTGTCTTGATTAGGCTTCTCCAAATCCACCTCAGAGAGTCTTGTCTCTCTGTACCTCTAATGTACTCTACGTGACACTGTTGGGTCTCAACATGTCTTTAAAATGACAGTCCTTCAAATTGATTGCATCTTATTTATTTACCAAACTGCCTTTCTGtcataacttttttttaaatcgttGATGAATGACCCGAAGAAGAGCAAGGTGTCAGTAAATCAACATCGAAAAATATTTCGTTAGGGCTGCTGAAGTAGCTCATGTTGAAGTTTTGCTAGCTTGAGATTTCAGTTTAATCTTCAGAATCTCTTGTCTTACAGACTCCTACAAATCCAAGTTGTGTGCTACACTATTTTACTATAATTTCATTACATCCAGCCTGTctatgtatacagtgcattcagaaattattcagaccccttccccttttctacattacagccttattctaaaatgaattaaataaaacattttcctcagcaatctacacacaatgccccataatgacaaagtgaaaaacaggtttagacatttttgcaattttattaaaaataaacagataccttatttacataactattcagaccctttgctattgtctcgaaattgagctcaggtgcatcctgtttccattgatggtccttgaggtgtttctacaacttgattggagtacatctgttgtaaattcaaataattggacatgatctggaaaggcacacacctgtctatataaggtcccacagttgacatggcatgtcagagcaaaaaccaagccatgaggtggaaggaattgtccgtagagctccgagactggattgtgtcgaggcacagatctggggaagggtatcaaaaagatgcctgcaacattgaaggttctcaagaacacagtggactccgtcattcttaaatggaagaagtttggaaccaccaagtctcttcctagaactgtccgcccgtccaaactgagcattcggtggagaagggccatggtcagggaggtgaccaataacccaatggtcaatctgacagagctccagagttccactgtggagatgggagaaccttccaaaaggacaaccatctctgcagcactccaccaatcaggcctttatggtaaagtacagagagatccttgatgaaaacctgctccagagcgctcaggacctcagactggggtgataattcaccttccaacaggaccacaaccctaagcacacagccaagacaacgcagaagtggcttagGTGACAAGTCTATACATttccttgaggggcccagccactcgaacatctctggagaaaccttaaaatagctgtgcagcgatgctccccatccaacctgacagcttgagaggatctgcagagaagaataggagaaactccccaaatacaggtgtgccaagcttgtagcgtcatacccaagaagactcaatgctgtaatcactgccaaagctacttcaataaagtactgaacACTTTTGTAAATATAATTTCATTTATTTTATGAATTAGCAAAACTTTCTAAAAATGtgtctttgctttgtcattatggagtattgtgtgtagattgagatgtgtgtatgtatgtgtatatatatatatatatatatatatatatatatatatatatatatatatatatatatatatatatatatatatagatatatatatatatataaatatatatatatatatatatatatagatatatatatatatatataaaaaatcaattttagactaaggctgtaacgcaacacaATTTAAACAAATtctagtggtctgaatactttctgaatgctctgtaCATTAAATTCAACACTTTACATAAAATGTCCCTTAACAGTGTAGTCACTACATGCTAAACGGACTACTTACGTAACAGTAAAGTGTACAATAAGTTGAGTTTAACAACAATCTTTCAATGAAAATCTGTTTTGACATATTTCCACAATTGTATGCTACCCAGCTATAATTGCATAGTTTAGACCTATGTTCTAGCGAATTTTGCCAATATAATGttcataaaaaaataataataattgaatggTGAATTAACTGGTTGATTGCTGGACCTAGATGGAGCAGATGGATCTGGAGGTGCGTGAGCTCCCCATCCAGAACAGAGGCATGTACCAGAGCAGACTGAAGAGCTATAAGGGGGAGATGGAGAAGCTGGAGAAAGACTTTGTGAGTACCCCACCATAACACCTCATTTGTCTTAGTGAATAGCTATGCATACTACTGACAGCCTCCCCCACCCCCCCTaataaaatgtgttgttttacagggtcagccatatcAGTAAGGCGGCCCAGGGGGAAAAATTAGGGTTACGCGCCttgctcaatgtaacattgacgCCTACTGATGGCGTTTGACCTTTTGGTATGGCAAGAAGGATTCTATTGCGTGTTCTTGCACACACGTAAGCATGTGTttttgtgtgcttgtgtgtgtattgtaAGTGAACGCCAAAATTTACACACAATATACACAGGTATAGTTCTGAGCATACGTACACTTTCTAACATACGCTCACACTTTCTGAAACACACGCACTCGGACTGAAACTGAAGGTCATTGGCATGTCCACTGTG
Proteins encoded:
- the LOC129837998 gene encoding RNA-binding protein with serine-rich domain 1-like, whose amino-acid sequence is MSHSPAQFFYVISLRRVAATRTNMAPSPVRRKEHMDDKAKERGKEKTGATKEGAEKDRGREKEKGRKRRSSTGSSRSSSSSSSGSSSGSSSGSSSSSASSHSGSTSSRSSSSTSSGSPSRRRHDNHRRSRSKSKSLVKKDDKERRKRSPSPRPTKVFLGRLTRNVVKEHIQEIFSTYGKIKMIDMPVDRLRPHLSKGYAYVEFENADEAEKALQQMDGGQIDGQEITATAVLAPRVIRPPPRRPSPPRRMPPPPPMWRRTPPRLRRRSRSPRRRSPVRRRTRSRSPGRRRHRSRSSSNSSR